In a genomic window of Occallatibacter riparius:
- a CDS encoding phage tail protein, translating to MAKAVTEVAIGAAAIGASFIIPGSGIALLGMTLSHAAVTSALVSMGASQIMAGLADALRTNKSGIAVAVTTPIGPWAYGYGRQKVGGVEIFRESNNNTGVSGSTSNNKQLHRVYALFCHPSKIGSFQLRIDGKQVLLTPSGSDWVSFSPTQAVRNITSISRTAGVVTMHLDGGGIIGADGTTLQIRSAPDNTLNGTFLVTQPNPADATVLTYICGGPDIASTSGGSARTTFSDYKDKIRVSFLDGNHTSTFPTLLAAGTSWKASDLCLGHTLVYVQMGYDDGVFPSSIPNVSFVLDAKNDILDPRTGLRGWTDNAALCIADMMCLPKKRGGFGMTIGTDIPTAQLIAAANLCDETVALAAGGTIRRYRCNTFFQLSDARGTVLKDMLSSCAGRVSYQGGQYSIFPAGWVTPTLDLTDADLAGPIRFRPRLSISDTANAIKGTYVSPENAYQLADVPAYAMDAKHGFVSDPYLAEDGGERIYKDAHFPCTDDSATAQRLAKIALMRLRNGQGRMTLTCKMSSYRAVACDVITLTHPRYTYLRKPFEVLASRVVFKQMKGGAVRPHVELDVTETDSSSFDWNASTEQLTPQGYQQPQNVGVRLCAPPEDVTAYSGPGAVIDGITYPSTFTTGADGRVQNSIYVRWLQPNDANVVSGGHLEVQWQPLAAVTWSGLAKVDPSNDHIFIPNVTDGAQYNIQVRAVNCAGVPSDWIAVGPITVSNGYSASATSGSPVAPPGTLSAQGLADGTANITVLPFTPTIGTPACTPSPTILTGLNQSQLYHVYYVDATFSGGTITPIATQNPADYLNKVGYFLIGDIVTPSYTPRYQPSTFSDLGNSTTSNPVAAYDNDVTSEAIVSSNWWTTGSPGSFVGHVSSGQCQWAGFPSVSPAGATTLHVIASFDGGGSSGTTISGSIDVKIGGTVTNLVSFSAVTAEADYTMTIPAGTDLSTISVSGSATAGAGTLPGSGGCALKGFEIYIQ from the coding sequence ATGGCAAAAGCAGTCACTGAAGTCGCGATCGGCGCGGCCGCGATCGGCGCATCGTTCATCATCCCCGGCTCGGGGATAGCGCTGCTCGGCATGACGCTTTCGCATGCGGCGGTCACGAGTGCGTTGGTCAGCATGGGCGCCTCGCAGATCATGGCTGGCCTGGCTGACGCTCTCCGCACCAACAAGAGCGGCATCGCCGTCGCTGTGACAACGCCGATTGGTCCCTGGGCCTATGGTTATGGACGGCAGAAGGTCGGCGGCGTCGAGATCTTCCGCGAGTCCAACAACAACACCGGCGTGAGCGGATCCACGTCGAACAACAAGCAGCTCCATCGGGTCTACGCGCTCTTCTGCCATCCCTCGAAGATCGGCTCCTTCCAGCTCCGCATCGATGGCAAGCAGGTGCTGCTCACTCCATCGGGCAGCGACTGGGTAAGCTTCTCCCCGACACAGGCCGTACGTAATATCACTTCCATTAGCCGCACCGCCGGCGTGGTCACCATGCACCTCGATGGCGGGGGTATCATCGGCGCTGACGGCACCACGCTGCAGATCCGCAGCGCGCCGGATAACACCCTTAATGGAACATTCCTGGTCACGCAACCCAACCCTGCCGATGCGACGGTTCTCACCTATATCTGCGGCGGCCCTGACATCGCCTCCACGAGCGGAGGCAGCGCGCGCACCACGTTCTCCGATTACAAGGACAAGATCCGCGTCTCGTTTCTCGACGGCAATCACACCTCGACGTTCCCTACGCTGCTCGCCGCGGGCACGTCCTGGAAGGCCTCTGACCTCTGCCTTGGCCATACGCTGGTCTACGTGCAGATGGGCTATGACGATGGCGTTTTTCCGAGCTCGATTCCCAATGTCTCCTTCGTGCTCGATGCGAAGAACGACATCCTGGATCCGCGCACCGGCCTGCGCGGCTGGACCGACAATGCTGCCCTCTGCATCGCCGACATGATGTGCCTGCCCAAAAAGCGCGGCGGCTTCGGCATGACCATCGGCACTGACATTCCCACTGCGCAGCTCATCGCCGCGGCCAACCTCTGCGATGAGACCGTGGCTCTCGCCGCCGGGGGTACGATCCGGCGCTATCGCTGCAACACGTTCTTCCAGCTCTCCGACGCGCGCGGCACGGTGCTCAAGGACATGCTTTCGAGCTGCGCCGGCCGCGTGAGCTACCAGGGCGGCCAGTATTCCATCTTTCCGGCCGGGTGGGTTACGCCCACGCTCGATCTCACCGATGCGGATCTCGCGGGTCCTATCCGCTTCCGGCCGCGCCTCAGCATCAGCGACACCGCCAACGCGATCAAGGGCACCTACGTCTCGCCGGAGAACGCCTACCAGCTCGCGGACGTGCCCGCCTATGCGATGGACGCGAAGCACGGGTTCGTTAGCGATCCCTACCTCGCCGAGGATGGCGGCGAGCGCATCTACAAAGACGCGCACTTCCCGTGCACCGATGATTCGGCCACCGCGCAGCGCCTCGCGAAGATCGCGCTCATGCGCCTGCGCAACGGCCAGGGCCGCATGACCCTGACCTGCAAGATGAGCTCCTATCGCGCCGTGGCCTGTGACGTAATCACGCTCACGCATCCGCGCTACACCTATTTGCGCAAACCCTTCGAAGTGCTGGCCAGCCGCGTGGTTTTCAAGCAGATGAAGGGCGGCGCCGTCCGGCCGCATGTGGAGCTCGATGTTACCGAGACCGATTCATCGAGCTTCGATTGGAATGCCTCCACCGAGCAGCTCACCCCACAGGGCTACCAGCAGCCGCAGAACGTCGGCGTGCGCCTCTGCGCGCCTCCGGAGGATGTCACCGCATATTCCGGCCCAGGCGCGGTGATCGATGGCATCACGTATCCGTCCACGTTCACGACGGGCGCCGATGGCCGCGTGCAGAACTCGATCTATGTGCGCTGGCTCCAGCCCAACGATGCGAACGTGGTCTCCGGCGGCCATCTCGAGGTGCAGTGGCAGCCGCTGGCCGCGGTTACCTGGTCAGGGTTGGCGAAGGTCGATCCGAGCAATGACCATATCTTCATCCCGAACGTCACCGACGGTGCGCAGTACAACATCCAGGTGCGGGCGGTGAACTGCGCCGGCGTCCCTTCTGACTGGATTGCGGTTGGACCGATCACGGTGAGCAACGGCTACTCGGCGTCGGCCACTTCGGGGAGTCCCGTCGCACCTCCGGGAACGCTGAGCGCGCAGGGCCTGGCCGATGGCACTGCGAACATCACCGTGCTGCCCTTTACGCCTACCATCGGCACGCCGGCCTGCACGCCGTCTCCGACCATCCTCACCGGCCTGAATCAATCGCAGCTCTACCACGTGTACTATGTCGACGCGACGTTCTCCGGCGGCACCATCACGCCGATCGCCACGCAGAATCCTGCGGACTATCTGAACAAGGTCGGCTATTTCCTGATCGGCGATATCGTCACGCCCAGCTACACGCCGCGCTACCAGCCTTCGACCTTCTCGGACCTGGGCAACTCGACAACGTCGAATCCCGTGGCCGCCTACGACAACGACGTGACCAGCGAGGCCATTGTCAGCTCCAACTGGTGGACGACAGGATCGCCCGGATCCTTTGTCGGCCATGTGAGCAGCGGCCAGTGCCAGTGGGCCGGCTTCCCATCCGTCAGCCCTGCAGGCGCGACCACGCTGCATGTGATCGCAAGCTTTGATGGCGGCGGGAGCTCCGGAACAACCATCTCTGGCAGCATCGATGTCAAGATCGGCGGCACGGTCACCAACCTCGTGAGCTTCAGTGCCGTGACGGCCGAAGCTGATTACACGATGACGATCCCGGCGGGCACCGATCTCAGCACCATCAGCGTGAGCGGATCCGCGACCGCCGGCGCCGGAACGCTCCCGGGCAGCGGCGGCTGCGCGCTGAAGGGGTTCGAAATATACATCCAGTAG
- a CDS encoding DUF6527 family protein, producing MAQKARRCEGGIVTFFCPGCKGGHGVRVEGPHAWGWNGSLDAPTFNPSILIRSGHYAEGRANPDTCWCTYNAQHPDQPAPFVCSVCHSFVRDGRIQFLADSTHALAGQTVEIPDWE from the coding sequence ATGGCGCAGAAGGCTCGCCGCTGCGAAGGCGGCATTGTGACGTTTTTCTGCCCTGGCTGCAAAGGTGGCCATGGCGTTCGCGTCGAGGGACCGCATGCGTGGGGCTGGAATGGATCGCTCGATGCGCCCACGTTCAATCCAAGCATCCTGATCCGCAGCGGGCACTACGCCGAGGGCCGCGCGAATCCTGACACCTGCTGGTGCACCTACAACGCGCAGCATCCGGACCAGCCCGCGCCGTTTGTTTGCTCGGTATGCCACTCGTTTGTGCGCGATGGCCGCATTCAGTTCCTGGCCGACTCCACGCACGCGCTCGCTGGCCAGACCGTCGAGATCCCGGACTGGGAATAG
- a CDS encoding acyl-CoA dehydrogenase: MSTHKPAPLTRLSEEEELFYSTVRQFAQETIAPLVHTMDEEQQMAPSLAKKLFELGLMGIEAAEEHGGAGGTFFEAALAIEAISTVDPGVAVLVDVHNTLVINALRRWASDAQKRKWLPKLATDTVGAYALSEAGSGSDAFALQTRAEKAGGGYRLNGRKLWISNAKEAGLFIVFATIDQAAGYKGITAFLIEKGMAGFTVGRKEDKLGIRASSTCELIFDNCEVPAENVLGEAGKGYKIAIETLNEGRIGIGAQMLGLAEGAWGHAAKYAQERKQFGKAIAEFQAVQFALAEMATEIEAARLLVYNAARLKDAGQPYLKEAAMAKLFASQVAEKTASQCVEIFGGNGFVRDYPAEKYYRDAKVGKIYEGTSNMQLMTIAKQMLGK; the protein is encoded by the coding sequence TTGAGCACGCACAAACCTGCTCCACTTACCCGACTCAGTGAAGAAGAAGAGCTGTTCTATTCGACCGTGCGGCAGTTTGCCCAGGAGACGATTGCGCCGCTGGTGCACACGATGGACGAGGAACAGCAGATGGCGCCCAGCCTGGCGAAGAAGCTGTTCGAGCTGGGCCTGATGGGCATTGAGGCGGCCGAGGAGCATGGCGGAGCCGGCGGGACCTTCTTCGAGGCGGCTCTCGCGATCGAGGCGATCTCGACTGTTGACCCGGGTGTGGCGGTGCTGGTGGATGTGCACAACACGCTGGTGATCAACGCGCTGCGCCGCTGGGCGAGCGATGCGCAGAAGCGCAAGTGGCTGCCGAAGCTGGCGACTGACACGGTAGGCGCGTACGCGCTGAGCGAGGCGGGATCGGGCTCGGATGCGTTCGCTCTGCAGACGCGGGCGGAAAAGGCAGGCGGCGGCTATCGGCTGAATGGGCGCAAGCTGTGGATCAGCAACGCGAAGGAAGCGGGGCTGTTCATCGTGTTTGCGACGATTGATCAGGCGGCGGGATACAAGGGGATTACGGCGTTTCTCATCGAAAAGGGCATGGCGGGGTTCACGGTGGGTCGCAAGGAAGACAAGCTGGGGATTCGCGCGTCGAGCACCTGCGAGCTGATCTTCGACAACTGCGAGGTTCCGGCGGAGAACGTGCTGGGCGAGGCGGGCAAGGGATACAAGATTGCGATCGAGACGCTGAATGAAGGCCGCATCGGGATCGGCGCTCAGATGCTGGGCCTGGCTGAAGGCGCGTGGGGACATGCTGCGAAATACGCGCAGGAGCGGAAGCAGTTCGGAAAGGCGATTGCCGAGTTCCAGGCGGTGCAGTTTGCGCTGGCGGAGATGGCGACGGAGATTGAAGCGGCGCGACTGCTGGTCTACAACGCTGCGAGGCTGAAGGATGCAGGGCAGCCATACCTCAAAGAAGCTGCGATGGCAAAGCTGTTTGCTTCGCAGGTGGCCGAGAAGACGGCGAGCCAGTGCGTGGAGATTTTCGGCGGCAATGGCTTTGTACGCGATTATCCAGCGGAGAAGTATTATCGCGATGCGAAGGTCGGGAAGATTTACGAGGGTACCTCGAACATGCAGTTGATGACGATTGCCAAACAGATGCTCGGGAAGTAA
- a CDS encoding protease pro-enzyme activation domain-containing protein, translating into MKTMFALCRQYRLRVCGAAASTLLAASSLLGAQNVAPRITEPVDDAARVSLKGSVSAAVRAATDLGEVPASTQMTHVRLGLKRSEAQQAALEQYLAELQQKSSPNYHKWLTPEQFGAMYGPADSDIAAIVAWLESQGLTVEPISKGKTDVAFSGTAGQIAKAFGTSIHSFRLGDREFMSNTTEPRIPAALAGVVSGVTHLSTLAPRPMSHRGTPATLNINTGRFTPMSDAAGAGPHPELSFSGSSSGSQYLYVVPADAATIYNAPNSFNGTFTGSQSYTGAGVTIGIGGDANVSTTPVVNYRKAFLGNSTAPTITYTDTVNSTNDASEAYLDMEISGGMAPSAKIHYYASQNLYDAISQALNDNTVDIFSLSFGLCELYYTTSDNQTINSWWSQAAAQGIAVTVSSGDNGSAGCDPTSDSSGNSITAAKVGLQVNGLASTPYNIAVGGTDYKALHDNFSLYATPPGSTGVSGSASTFFRTALKYIPETTWNDSTSNNTTISANVPWTKVTDQNIVAGSGGKSTCSTNTTVSTTSTFTPGTCTSGYAKPSWQQTGTSNDSDGARDLPDVSLLSGNGLYSAVWTVCDTYVPSGSTQALNCSDMSGAYNVDGFGGTSAAAPAFAGMLALVQESQGGGRLGQAAENLYNLNKNSANASKIFHDVTVGNISVPCTAGTPNCGSNGFLKGFDTATGYDLATGLGSVDVSALIANWANSTGTATATVTVTPASSTVNVANTLDVKVVVSGGSGGPTGSVTLKSGTYTSAITNLNSGSATITIPGNKLAVGVDTLTATYGGDGIYASASGTAMVTVDSATLTPTTTTLTVDNASPTQGTNITLTATLAPSAATGTVTFNDGTTKLGTGTLASGKATFQTSSLSVGAHAITAVYGGDTSYASSTSTAVTVTVAAPIKGSFTLALSPSSLTVSRGSSGNETMTLTPANGYKGTVQFSVTTSDNNALANLCVFGGTGFDTNGNLQVTGSSAVSATVQIDTNASDCVSAGAIRTTGPHGMRLLPRGGSAHASNQKSSGSIPGGLAFAGLLLAGLLGRSSRKLRGLACVIALTAIAFGLSACGSTSGGGSSGVSNPPKGTYTITLIGEDVTDTSITAQGSFTLVIK; encoded by the coding sequence ATGAAGACGATGTTTGCACTCTGCCGGCAGTACCGCCTTCGGGTGTGCGGCGCGGCGGCCAGCACGCTGTTGGCAGCCAGTAGCCTTTTGGGGGCGCAGAACGTTGCGCCGCGAATAACGGAACCCGTAGATGACGCGGCGCGCGTATCGCTGAAGGGCAGTGTAAGCGCGGCCGTGCGAGCGGCCACCGACTTGGGCGAGGTGCCTGCTTCCACGCAGATGACGCATGTGCGTCTCGGGCTGAAGCGCAGCGAAGCTCAGCAGGCAGCGCTGGAACAGTACCTCGCGGAGCTGCAGCAGAAGTCCTCGCCGAATTATCACAAGTGGCTGACTCCCGAGCAGTTCGGCGCGATGTACGGACCGGCCGATTCGGATATCGCAGCCATCGTGGCGTGGCTCGAGTCCCAGGGGCTCACGGTCGAGCCAATTTCGAAGGGTAAGACAGACGTTGCTTTTTCGGGTACGGCTGGACAGATCGCAAAGGCGTTCGGGACTTCGATTCACTCGTTCCGACTGGGAGACCGCGAATTCATGTCCAACACGACGGAGCCCAGGATACCGGCGGCTTTGGCCGGAGTGGTTTCCGGCGTGACGCACCTGAGCACTCTGGCTCCGCGGCCGATGTCGCACCGTGGCACCCCGGCGACACTGAACATTAACACGGGCCGCTTTACGCCGATGAGCGATGCGGCCGGTGCGGGGCCTCACCCGGAGCTCAGCTTCTCGGGCTCATCGTCGGGCAGCCAGTACCTCTATGTTGTTCCCGCGGATGCAGCAACCATCTACAACGCGCCGAACAGCTTCAACGGGACCTTCACCGGATCACAGAGCTATACGGGCGCGGGGGTAACGATCGGCATCGGCGGCGACGCGAATGTAAGCACCACGCCGGTGGTGAACTATCGCAAGGCCTTCCTGGGGAACTCGACGGCTCCCACCATCACCTATACCGACACGGTAAACAGTACGAATGATGCCAGTGAGGCCTATCTCGACATGGAGATCTCAGGCGGAATGGCACCAAGTGCGAAGATTCATTACTATGCCTCGCAGAATCTCTACGATGCGATTTCGCAGGCGCTGAATGATAACACCGTAGATATCTTCAGCCTGAGCTTTGGCCTGTGCGAGCTGTACTACACGACCAGCGATAACCAGACCATCAACAGCTGGTGGAGCCAGGCGGCGGCACAGGGCATCGCGGTGACGGTATCCTCTGGCGACAACGGCTCCGCAGGCTGCGACCCAACGTCGGACTCGAGCGGCAACTCCATCACGGCGGCCAAGGTCGGGCTGCAGGTCAATGGCCTGGCATCGACGCCTTATAACATTGCGGTGGGCGGTACTGACTACAAGGCCCTGCACGATAACTTCAGCCTCTACGCTACGCCTCCGGGGTCGACCGGTGTTTCGGGAAGTGCCTCGACGTTCTTTCGCACAGCCCTGAAGTATATCCCCGAGACGACGTGGAACGACTCGACCTCAAACAACACGACGATCAGCGCGAACGTGCCGTGGACGAAGGTGACGGATCAGAACATTGTGGCCGGGAGCGGCGGCAAGAGCACATGCTCGACCAACACGACAGTCAGCACGACCTCGACCTTCACGCCGGGCACATGCACTTCGGGGTACGCCAAGCCATCGTGGCAGCAGACCGGCACCTCTAATGACAGCGACGGAGCGCGCGACCTTCCAGACGTATCTTTACTTTCGGGCAACGGGCTTTATTCCGCTGTGTGGACAGTGTGCGACACGTATGTTCCTTCGGGCAGCACGCAGGCTCTGAACTGCTCGGATATGAGCGGCGCATACAACGTGGACGGATTTGGCGGCACGTCGGCGGCGGCTCCCGCATTTGCCGGCATGCTGGCGCTGGTGCAAGAGAGCCAGGGCGGCGGACGCCTGGGGCAGGCTGCTGAGAATCTCTACAATCTCAACAAGAACAGCGCGAACGCCAGCAAGATCTTCCACGACGTAACGGTGGGTAACATCTCGGTGCCCTGCACTGCAGGGACACCGAACTGTGGAAGCAACGGCTTCCTGAAGGGGTTTGACACCGCCACAGGCTACGACTTGGCGACCGGGTTGGGCAGCGTGGACGTGAGCGCGTTGATCGCGAACTGGGCTAACAGCACAGGCACGGCCACGGCGACCGTGACGGTGACGCCGGCCAGCTCGACGGTAAACGTGGCGAACACGCTGGATGTGAAGGTGGTGGTCAGCGGCGGTTCCGGTGGCCCGACCGGCTCGGTGACGTTGAAGAGCGGCACCTATACCTCTGCAATCACCAACCTCAACAGCGGATCTGCCACCATCACGATTCCCGGCAACAAGCTGGCAGTGGGAGTGGATACGCTCACGGCTACTTACGGCGGCGATGGAATTTATGCGTCGGCCTCCGGAACGGCCATGGTAACGGTGGATTCGGCCACGCTTACGCCAACCACTACGACACTGACCGTCGACAATGCCTCGCCCACGCAGGGAACGAACATCACTTTGACTGCCACCCTGGCGCCTTCAGCGGCGACCGGAACGGTGACTTTCAACGACGGGACGACAAAACTGGGAACCGGCACGCTCGCTTCGGGTAAAGCCACGTTCCAGACGAGCTCTCTTTCAGTGGGCGCGCACGCGATCACGGCGGTTTACGGGGGCGACACCTCGTACGCCTCGTCCACCTCGACGGCTGTAACGGTCACTGTGGCGGCACCGATCAAGGGATCGTTCACACTGGCGCTCAGCCCCTCATCGCTCACGGTCAGCCGCGGCTCGAGCGGAAACGAAACGATGACGCTGACGCCCGCCAATGGCTACAAGGGGACGGTGCAGTTCAGTGTCACCACCTCGGACAACAACGCTCTGGCCAATCTCTGCGTGTTCGGCGGGACGGGCTTTGACACCAACGGCAACCTCCAAGTGACCGGCTCTTCGGCAGTGTCGGCGACGGTTCAGATCGACACGAACGCGTCAGACTGCGTGAGCGCTGGGGCGATCAGGACCACTGGACCGCATGGCATGCGACTGCTTCCGCGCGGCGGATCGGCACATGCGAGCAACCAGAAGAGCAGCGGCTCCATTCCGGGCGGACTGGCGTTTGCTGGACTTCTGCTGGCCGGGTTGCTGGGCCGCTCCTCGCGCAAGCTGCGCGGATTGGCCTGCGTGATCGCGCTGACAGCCATAGCGTTCGGCCTGAGCGCATGCGGCAGCACCAGCGGCGGCGGTTCATCGGGGGTGTCGAATCCACCCAAAGGAACGTACACCATCACGCTTATCGGTGAGGACGTGACAGACACCTCGATCACAGCGCAGGGCAGCTTCACGCTGGTCATCAAATAG
- a CDS encoding ribbon-helix-helix domain-containing protein, translating into MPSNAFTMRLTPAQTKVVEKLSAKLGIDKTNVIRLAIARLAEAEGVIHNSPPR; encoded by the coding sequence ATGCCATCGAACGCCTTCACCATGCGCCTGACGCCCGCGCAAACCAAAGTCGTGGAGAAGCTTAGCGCGAAGCTTGGTATCGACAAGACGAACGTGATCCGGCTGGCCATCGCGCGGCTTGCCGAGGCCGAGGGAGTTATCCACAACTCCCCGCCCCGCTAA
- a CDS encoding tyrosine-type recombinase/integrase, with translation MKHTLGHVECPACARAQLVLYRALSGDLLFSAAFDIWISHRTLEAEGLRIEGVEYISRKTERDYRVCAKALGKYFHKLRLDQIDEARLSAYQQLRATNPVDQVNGNWYCWRGGVLAGHRKAADNEGGWRDDFDTLEAAEDWARNHGGGCEFVQTVWARRASAGCIRKEIALLQRILRDAALWTEERSKRFLKIKSSEPDVERALSRAEQHRLLHVASGPAKHRFIYQYTLVALQTTAGPNELRQLRLGDLVLEGREPYIQIPRAGAKNKYRKRIIPLITEDAVWAMEGLVGRARERGAWSPSHYLFPLQLSRTHYDPNRPMSESGLKKPFDALRKEAQMPELRIYDLRHTGITRMAEAGVPLPVAMSFAGHMTEQMQRRYTAICMAAQRQWGSAVWGAPTRPSGEETAQIRAAFDVPRKPVAAVGIPTRGVRHA, from the coding sequence ATGAAACACACGCTGGGCCATGTGGAATGCCCGGCTTGTGCGCGGGCTCAACTGGTGCTTTATCGGGCTTTGTCTGGTGATCTTCTCTTCTCCGCCGCATTCGACATCTGGATCTCCCATCGCACTCTTGAGGCGGAAGGCCTCCGCATCGAGGGTGTTGAATACATCTCTCGCAAAACCGAGCGCGATTACCGCGTGTGCGCCAAGGCGCTGGGGAAGTACTTCCATAAATTGCGCTTGGATCAGATCGATGAGGCGCGGCTCTCGGCCTACCAGCAACTCCGGGCGACGAATCCCGTCGACCAGGTGAACGGGAACTGGTACTGCTGGCGCGGCGGTGTGCTGGCGGGTCACAGGAAGGCCGCGGACAACGAAGGCGGCTGGCGCGATGACTTCGACACGCTGGAAGCCGCTGAGGACTGGGCAAGGAATCACGGCGGCGGCTGCGAGTTTGTGCAGACCGTGTGGGCGCGCCGGGCGAGCGCCGGCTGTATTCGCAAAGAGATTGCCTTGCTGCAGAGAATCCTGCGCGACGCGGCGCTCTGGACCGAGGAGCGATCGAAGCGCTTTCTCAAAATCAAGTCGTCGGAGCCGGACGTCGAACGGGCGCTGAGCCGCGCCGAGCAGCATCGGCTTCTGCATGTGGCGTCGGGTCCGGCGAAACATCGCTTCATCTACCAGTACACCCTGGTCGCGCTGCAGACCACGGCGGGGCCGAACGAACTGCGGCAACTGCGCCTCGGAGACCTGGTGCTCGAAGGGCGCGAGCCGTATATCCAGATCCCGCGCGCCGGCGCGAAAAACAAGTATCGCAAGCGCATTATTCCGCTGATCACCGAAGATGCGGTGTGGGCGATGGAAGGCCTCGTCGGGCGAGCTCGCGAGAGGGGCGCATGGTCACCGTCGCATTACCTGTTCCCGCTGCAGCTCTCGCGCACGCACTACGATCCGAATCGGCCGATGAGCGAGTCGGGATTGAAAAAGCCGTTCGATGCGCTGCGCAAAGAGGCGCAGATGCCGGAGCTCCGGATCTATGACCTGCGCCACACCGGCATCACGCGCATGGCGGAGGCCGGCGTTCCGCTGCCGGTGGCGATGAGCTTCGCGGGCCACATGACCGAGCAGATGCAGCGGCGCTACACCGCAATCTGTATGGCTGCGCAGCGTCAATGGGGTTCGGCGGTGTGGGGCGCGCCTACGCGTCCGAGCGGCGAGGAGACGGCGCAGATCCGCGCGGCCTTCGACGTTCCGCGCAAGCCGGTAGCCGCGGTCGGTATCCCGACCAGAGGCGTGCGCCACGCCTGA
- a CDS encoding tetratricopeptide repeat protein, translating to MSSYSRQDVLRILQISARQLQGWERAGLIDPQQTYTFQDLGQLRILRGLREDDVPAASIRHSIRAMKAVAGMTNPLLEATVVRTGSTRIAFRHLGAMVDPIRRQLLFDFERAGQKEAMAEPAPLRPRGVDPQRNQQDLFLAAVQAEEAGERQRAIGLYEQIIAADPTYAAAFINLGTIYFHLRQYGRAEELYRRATEVDPDYVLAFFDLGNVLDELDRPEESIAAYEQAVALAPRYGDAHYNLALAYERKGDLRNALRHWQSYLRLDRTGPWADHARGQIRKLLSREKLAIAWRAEKYVAPPSGKSALRLAKSWESE from the coding sequence GTGAGCAGCTATAGCCGCCAGGATGTGTTGCGAATCCTACAGATCAGTGCCCGCCAGTTGCAGGGGTGGGAGCGAGCCGGGCTGATCGATCCCCAGCAGACATACACATTCCAGGATCTTGGGCAGTTGCGAATCCTGCGTGGGCTGCGCGAGGATGATGTTCCGGCCGCGTCGATTCGGCACTCGATCCGCGCGATGAAGGCAGTGGCGGGCATGACGAATCCGCTGCTGGAGGCGACGGTGGTGCGCACGGGCAGCACGCGCATCGCGTTCCGGCACCTGGGCGCGATGGTGGATCCTATCCGGCGCCAGCTTCTGTTCGATTTTGAGCGCGCGGGGCAGAAAGAGGCGATGGCCGAACCGGCGCCGCTGCGTCCGCGGGGCGTCGACCCACAACGGAATCAGCAGGACCTGTTTCTGGCCGCGGTGCAGGCCGAAGAGGCGGGCGAGCGTCAACGCGCGATCGGATTGTATGAGCAGATCATCGCCGCGGATCCTACCTACGCCGCGGCGTTCATCAATCTTGGCACTATCTACTTCCACCTGCGTCAGTACGGCCGGGCAGAAGAGCTATACCGGCGCGCGACCGAAGTAGACCCTGATTACGTGCTGGCATTTTTTGATCTTGGCAATGTTCTGGATGAGCTGGACCGGCCCGAGGAGTCGATTGCGGCGTACGAGCAGGCAGTTGCGCTAGCTCCCCGGTACGGTGACGCGCACTACAACCTGGCGCTGGCTTACGAGCGCAAGGGCGATCTGCGCAATGCCCTGCGGCACTGGCAGTCGTACCTGCGGCTGGACCGCACGGGCCCGTGGGCGGACCATGCACGCGGGCAGATTCGCAAGCTGCTGAGTCGCGAAAAACTAGCCATCGCGTGGCGCGCGGAGAAGTACGTGGCGCCGCCGAGCGGAAAATCGGCTTTGCGGCTGGCAAAGAGCTGGGAGAGCGAATAA
- a CDS encoding helix-turn-helix domain-containing protein produces the protein MADMKDDLTPRQAEIVVLLCRGFEYKEIAAELGISHQVVRNYMANAVRRSGARTATQLAVWVALARERNKKS, from the coding sequence ATGGCGGATATGAAAGACGACCTCACACCGCGGCAGGCGGAGATTGTCGTCCTGCTCTGCAGGGGCTTCGAATACAAGGAAATCGCCGCCGAGCTGGGCATCTCGCACCAGGTCGTGAGGAATTACATGGCGAATGCTGTACGGCGCAGCGGCGCGCGCACTGCAACGCAGCTGGCGGTGTGGGTCGCGCTGGCCCGCGAGCGCAACAAAAAGTCCTAA
- a CDS encoding DUF6950 family protein, translated as MIRRPDWQSRLSAYIVDCAHRPFRYGELDCGLFVAGAIETMTGIDVAGELRGKYRFRREAFAAIRALCGQPTMAAIADHLAAQFGIEPIAPTFASRGDAVQLRSGQRASLGIVDLHSHHLLTPYSAGLLRLPMSHAVRAWRI; from the coding sequence ATGATCCGCCGCCCTGACTGGCAGTCGCGCCTCAGCGCGTACATCGTCGATTGCGCGCATCGGCCGTTTCGCTACGGCGAGCTAGACTGCGGCCTGTTCGTCGCCGGCGCCATCGAGACCATGACCGGCATCGACGTCGCCGGCGAGCTGCGCGGCAAGTATCGCTTCCGTCGCGAGGCCTTCGCGGCGATCCGCGCGCTCTGCGGACAACCGACCATGGCCGCGATCGCCGATCACCTGGCGGCGCAGTTTGGCATTGAGCCAATTGCGCCGACATTCGCGAGCCGCGGCGATGCGGTGCAACTTCGCTCCGGACAACGCGCCTCGCTCGGCATCGTGGACCTGCACAGCCACCATCTGCTCACGCCTTACAGCGCAGGCCTGCTCCGTCTGCCGATGAGTCACGCGGTGCGCGCATGGCGGATATGA